One part of the Mariniflexile litorale genome encodes these proteins:
- a CDS encoding HPF/RaiA family ribosome-associated protein produces MKIQYNTDRTINGGERSQDFFSSQIAEELSRYESQITRIEVHLSDENGKKEGRNKIVCLLEARLEGRKPIVVSNQSDTIELAVSGAIDKLKASLETILGRIKNY; encoded by the coding sequence ATGAAAATTCAATATAATACAGACAGAACAATTAATGGAGGAGAAAGATCTCAGGATTTTTTTTCTTCTCAAATAGCTGAGGAATTAAGTAGATATGAATCTCAAATTACAAGAATAGAGGTTCATCTGTCAGATGAGAATGGAAAAAAAGAAGGAAGAAACAAGATAGTTTGTTTATTGGAAGCTAGGCTTGAAGGCAGGAAACCAATTGTTGTTTCAAACCAGTCGGACACAATTGAACTAGCTGTGTCAGGAGCTATTGATAAATTAAAAGCTTCTTTAGAAACTATATTAGGACGTATCAAAAATTATTAA
- a CDS encoding DUF302 domain-containing protein — MKYYFNKTLNGNFDQIIEKVTEELKKEGFGILTEIDVKETLKNKLEIDFKRYKILGACNPVYAHKALLAEDKIGTMLPCNVIVQEISTGIFEVAAVNPMASMQSVENEDLAKIAEEIQSKLKSVIENL, encoded by the coding sequence ATGAAATACTATTTCAATAAAACGTTAAACGGAAATTTTGACCAAATAATTGAAAAGGTTACGGAGGAGCTGAAAAAAGAAGGTTTTGGAATTTTAACAGAAATTGATGTAAAAGAAACGCTAAAAAATAAACTAGAAATAGACTTCAAGAGATATAAAATACTTGGAGCTTGCAATCCTGTTTATGCGCATAAGGCATTGCTAGCTGAGGATAAGATTGGAACCATGTTGCCGTGTAATGTGATTGTGCAGGAAATTTCAACGGGAATTTTTGAAGTAGCGGCTGTCAATCCAATGGCTTCCATGCAATCCGTTGAAAATGAAGATTTGGCTAAAATAGCCGAAGAGATTCAATCTAAGCTAAAATCAGTGATTGAAAATCTTTAA